One genomic window of Paenisporosarcina antarctica includes the following:
- a CDS encoding NAD(P)/FAD-dependent oxidoreductase has protein sequence MKQYIVIGAGILGASTAYYLAKTGANVLVVDRQDVGQATDAAAGIICPWLSQRRNQAWYSLAKSGAAYYETLIRQLEEDGETNTGYKEVGGINLHSDKGKLLKMEERAISRRQDAPQIGYVRQITPDETSILFPPISEKYASVYVSGAARVNGRALRQALVNAAKKHGATFVYGSAEIEHSNKTVTGVRVNQESYAADCVIVTAGAWADELLTPLGLNIQLTAQKAQIVHLRLEDVKTGDWPVVMPPNDQYILTFDNGQVVIGATHEDNKNFDLRVTAGGLHEVLDKALSVAPGLTDSTFVETRVGFRPFTPNFLPIIGEVPGYKGLLLANGLGASGLTVGPFLGTQLAKFALGEAIAIDLSLYDVGAAISQF, from the coding sequence ATGAAACAATATATCGTCATAGGTGCTGGAATTCTAGGGGCATCAACAGCATATTATTTAGCGAAAACTGGAGCGAACGTTCTAGTTGTGGACAGGCAAGACGTAGGACAGGCAACTGATGCAGCTGCAGGAATCATTTGTCCATGGCTCTCTCAAAGGCGCAATCAAGCATGGTATTCTCTTGCGAAAAGTGGGGCCGCCTATTATGAAACACTGATTCGACAACTTGAAGAAGATGGAGAGACGAATACGGGGTATAAGGAAGTAGGGGGCATTAATCTCCATTCAGATAAAGGAAAACTCCTTAAAATGGAAGAACGTGCCATTTCAAGGCGGCAAGATGCTCCTCAAATCGGTTACGTGCGTCAAATCACACCTGATGAAACCTCTATATTATTTCCGCCGATATCAGAGAAATACGCTTCAGTCTATGTTAGTGGAGCTGCTAGGGTAAATGGCAGAGCCCTTCGACAAGCCCTAGTTAATGCAGCAAAAAAGCACGGTGCTACATTCGTTTATGGATCAGCTGAAATTGAACATAGCAATAAAACTGTAACAGGAGTTCGTGTCAATCAAGAGAGTTACGCTGCAGATTGTGTAATTGTTACGGCAGGAGCATGGGCGGATGAGCTGTTAACCCCACTGGGTCTAAACATACAACTGACTGCTCAAAAAGCACAAATTGTTCATCTTCGATTGGAAGATGTGAAAACGGGTGATTGGCCGGTAGTAATGCCACCAAATGATCAATACATACTTACTTTTGATAATGGCCAAGTAGTCATTGGTGCAACACATGAAGATAATAAAAATTTCGATTTACGTGTCACTGCAGGTGGACTACATGAAGTTTTAGACAAAGCATTATCCGTTGCACCAGGTTTAACTGATAGTACGTTTGTTGAAACGCGAGTTGGTTTTCGCCCATTCACACCCAATTTTCTACCAATTATTGGTGAGGTGCCAGGATACAAAGGACTTCTCCTCGCAAACGGACTTGGAGCTTCAGGTTTAACAGTGGGACCGTTTCTCGGTACTCAACTAGCGAAGTTCGCACTTGGTGAAGCCATTGCAATTGATTTGTCACTTTACGACGTGGGAGCTGCCATCTCGCAATTCTAA
- a CDS encoding MFS transporter, with translation MNHSHTADDSAKRGRLALWALAISAFGIGTTEFVPIGLLATIAQDFDIGITLAGLLISGYAIGVAVGAPILTALTNRMTRKTLLIVLMAVFIVGNIVAAMSTSFELLMIARFITAFSHGVFFAIGATIAVQLVPAHKKASAIALMFTGLTVATVTGVPLGTFIGQAFGWRATFWAVALLGIVAIAAITLLIPKNLQQSPPAKFSDIFRLVTNGRLLLGFAITALGYGGTFVAFTYLTPILEDLIKLDAKLISMVLLVYGIAVAIGNAVGGRLANHNPARALFWMFILHAVILIVMTFMIPFKVAGLIAVILMGLVAFMNVPGLQLNVVQLAEKYVPSAVDVASALNIAAFNIGIAMGSIIGGMVINSIGLVHTPWVGGIMVIGAVLLTALLLRLERK, from the coding sequence ATGAATCATTCACATACAGCTGATGACTCAGCGAAAAGAGGAAGATTAGCTTTATGGGCTCTCGCAATTAGTGCCTTTGGAATTGGAACAACCGAATTTGTTCCAATAGGTTTATTAGCTACGATTGCACAGGACTTTGATATTGGCATTACATTAGCGGGTTTATTGATTTCTGGATATGCAATAGGTGTTGCTGTGGGTGCACCCATATTAACGGCACTTACCAATAGAATGACTAGAAAGACACTGTTAATCGTTTTGATGGCTGTATTTATTGTAGGAAATATAGTTGCAGCTATGTCCACTTCGTTTGAGTTGTTAATGATCGCTCGGTTTATTACCGCATTCTCACATGGTGTATTCTTTGCCATTGGCGCTACAATTGCTGTGCAATTAGTGCCTGCTCATAAAAAAGCGAGTGCCATTGCTTTAATGTTTACAGGGTTAACTGTTGCAACAGTTACTGGTGTTCCATTAGGTACTTTCATAGGACAAGCATTTGGATGGCGTGCAACGTTCTGGGCTGTTGCACTGCTTGGTATTGTAGCAATAGCAGCGATCACTTTATTAATTCCTAAAAACTTACAACAATCTCCACCTGCTAAATTTAGTGACATTTTCCGACTAGTGACTAATGGAAGACTCTTACTGGGATTTGCAATTACTGCACTCGGCTACGGCGGAACATTTGTTGCATTTACTTACTTAACGCCAATTCTTGAAGACCTAATTAAACTAGACGCAAAATTAATTAGCATGGTCCTCCTTGTTTATGGAATTGCCGTAGCAATTGGAAATGCTGTCGGTGGTCGTCTTGCTAATCATAATCCAGCGAGAGCACTATTTTGGATGTTCATCCTGCATGCAGTCATTTTGATTGTTATGACGTTTATGATTCCCTTTAAAGTTGCTGGGTTAATTGCCGTTATCTTAATGGGTCTAGTGGCGTTTATGAATGTCCCAGGTCTCCAACTTAATGTCGTTCAACTTGCAGAAAAATATGTTCCTAGCGCAGTTGATGTAGCCTCTGCATTAAACATTGCAGCATTTAATATTGGAATTGCAATGGGATCGATTATTGGAGGAATGGTTATTAATTCAATTGGATTAGTTCATACACCTTGGGTTGGAGGCATCATGGTTATTGGTGCAGTTCTTTTAACGGCTCTGTTATTGCGTCTCGAACGAAAGTGA
- a CDS encoding IS110 family RNA-guided transposase, producing the protein MKHVIAFDVSMGKSTMVLYDHNQHCRYEGELEHTLTGFQSLKERIDSLTEQDGQVPEIVFEATGVYSQGLEKFLQEHQYPYSRLNPLEAKLQTASMRRQKTDIGDAHELARSHFRIDRPETYIQEDYYEQMRALGRYYEDIEKELGQHSNRLHAFLQLSFPTLEKVFSKSSILFLNIVKLFPHPAYLGGLSNEELCDQIKRATRKNLSAKQAEEKATLLLMAVKNSYSAIGPKDVRCQHLKQYAKRIQELRVQKKEIIKQMVDLSKDRVEFQVLKSFPGIGENTAVQILGELGDIRRFQNSKQINAYAGIDIQRYQSGKLQHQDKINKRGNRRLRKILFQMVRSMISLRAKTQNTIVDYYDKLKKQPNGKLHKVAMIACMNKFLKVAFHLIQNGILYRYESAVFRNTIPLTIAQ; encoded by the coding sequence ATGAAACACGTCATCGCTTTTGATGTCAGTATGGGAAAAAGCACTATGGTCCTCTACGATCACAATCAACACTGCAGGTATGAAGGGGAATTGGAACATACTCTTACCGGTTTCCAATCGCTAAAAGAACGCATTGATTCTTTAACGGAACAGGATGGTCAGGTTCCAGAAATTGTTTTCGAAGCTACAGGTGTCTATTCGCAAGGTCTTGAGAAGTTTCTTCAGGAACACCAGTATCCTTACAGCCGGCTCAATCCATTAGAGGCTAAACTCCAAACCGCCTCCATGCGCAGGCAGAAAACGGATATCGGTGATGCCCATGAACTGGCCAGGTCGCATTTTAGGATTGATCGTCCAGAAACCTACATTCAAGAAGACTACTATGAACAGATGCGTGCGTTGGGACGCTACTATGAGGATATTGAAAAAGAACTCGGTCAACATTCTAATCGGTTGCACGCTTTCCTACAGTTGAGCTTTCCAACGCTCGAAAAAGTGTTTTCGAAGAGTTCCATTTTGTTCTTAAATATCGTGAAGCTCTTCCCGCACCCGGCCTATTTAGGAGGACTGTCAAATGAGGAGTTATGCGATCAAATCAAACGTGCAACACGCAAAAACTTATCTGCCAAACAAGCGGAAGAGAAAGCAACTTTACTTCTCATGGCTGTTAAAAATTCCTACTCGGCTATTGGACCGAAAGATGTGCGATGTCAACATTTGAAGCAATATGCCAAACGCATTCAGGAACTACGGGTTCAAAAAAAGGAAATCATCAAACAGATGGTCGACCTTTCCAAAGATCGAGTGGAATTTCAAGTGCTCAAATCCTTTCCAGGAATCGGTGAAAACACCGCCGTTCAAATCCTTGGCGAGTTAGGTGACATCCGTCGTTTTCAAAATTCGAAACAAATCAATGCGTACGCAGGAATCGATATCCAACGGTATCAATCAGGCAAACTCCAACATCAGGATAAAATCAATAAAAGAGGAAACAGAAGACTGCGCAAAATCCTGTTCCAAATGGTCAGGTCTATGATCTCCTTGCGGGCAAAGACCCAAAATACGATTGTGGATTATTACGACAAATTAAAAAAGCAACCCAATGGAAAGCTCCATAAGGTTGCGATGATTGCCTGTATGAATAAGTTCTTGAAAGTTGCATTTCACCTTATCCAAAATGGCATCCTGTACCGGTACGAATCAGCAGTGTTTCGTAACACGATTCCTCTAACTATAGCACAATAG
- a CDS encoding winged helix-turn-helix transcriptional regulator — MMAYNIPVEATLDVIGGKWKVVIMCHLIKEERRTSELKKIMPTITQKMLTQQLRELEQDGVVNRKIFDQVPPKVIYSLTKYGWSLRPILDAMCAWGEHHIETVEDVEKNREV, encoded by the coding sequence ATTATGGCATACAATATTCCAGTAGAAGCAACACTAGATGTAATTGGCGGCAAATGGAAAGTGGTCATCATGTGTCATTTGATTAAAGAAGAAAGACGCACAAGTGAATTAAAAAAAATTATGCCGACTATTACACAGAAAATGCTTACCCAGCAGTTACGCGAACTCGAGCAAGATGGTGTTGTAAACCGTAAGATATTTGATCAAGTTCCACCGAAAGTCATTTATTCCTTGACTAAATATGGTTGGTCATTACGTCCGATTTTGGATGCCATGTGTGCTTGGGGAGAACATCATATTGAGACAGTTGAAGACGTAGAAAAGAACCGAGAAGTCTAA
- a CDS encoding saccharopine dehydrogenase family protein translates to MKQTWMIYGANGYTGALIARTAVERGLKPILAGRNSGEIQSLATELNLEGRVFSLEKSTQIESGLIGVDLVLHCAGPFSITSAPMIEACLTVGAHYFDITGEIGVFEHAHEQDKRAVEAGIVICSGVGFDVIPTDCVALKLKELLPNATHLSLGFESDSGISPGTFKTMIQGLSSASSERLEGIITEFPLGKKHRTINFGRGPKTAMAIPWGDVSTAFYTTGIPNISTWIPMPAYKIIGARSLKWMRPILSNSFVQAILREWVDRSISGPDEKVRQNSRAYIWGEAINATGESQTVRIETANVYSLTVFGALAVVSRVLNTDIAGGSYTPASLFGAELIEELPGSGTFQFFL, encoded by the coding sequence ATGAAACAGACATGGATGATTTACGGTGCAAATGGATATACCGGGGCACTAATTGCACGAACGGCCGTTGAACGTGGTTTGAAACCGATTTTAGCAGGACGTAATTCGGGAGAAATCCAATCTCTAGCAACTGAACTGAACCTCGAAGGTCGTGTGTTTTCATTGGAAAAGTCAACACAGATTGAGTCAGGCCTTATAGGAGTTGACTTGGTGCTTCATTGCGCGGGTCCATTTTCAATCACTAGCGCTCCAATGATCGAAGCTTGTCTGACAGTTGGTGCCCATTATTTTGATATTACTGGAGAAATCGGTGTATTTGAACATGCACATGAGCAGGATAAACGAGCTGTCGAAGCCGGTATCGTTATTTGTTCAGGAGTTGGTTTTGATGTAATACCGACAGATTGTGTTGCGCTTAAATTAAAGGAATTACTGCCAAATGCCACACATCTTTCTCTTGGATTCGAATCCGATTCAGGCATTTCACCAGGTACATTTAAAACTATGATACAAGGTCTTTCATCCGCTAGTTCAGAGCGTCTGGAAGGCATAATTACCGAATTCCCTCTTGGCAAAAAGCATCGAACCATCAACTTTGGAAGAGGACCTAAAACGGCAATGGCAATTCCATGGGGAGATGTTTCGACTGCTTTTTATACGACTGGAATTCCAAATATTAGTACATGGATTCCGATGCCAGCTTATAAAATAATCGGGGCTCGTTCCCTGAAATGGATGCGACCAATTTTATCTAATTCATTTGTACAAGCAATTTTACGAGAATGGGTGGACCGCTCAATTAGTGGACCTGATGAAAAGGTTCGACAAAATTCTCGAGCTTATATTTGGGGGGAGGCAATAAATGCGACTGGCGAATCTCAGACGGTGCGTATTGAAACGGCGAATGTATATAGTTTGACTGTTTTTGGAGCGCTCGCTGTTGTAAGTCGTGTACTTAATACGGACATAGCAGGAGGTAGTTACACGCCAGCTAGTTTGTTTGGTGCTGAATTAATTGAAGAATTGCCTGGATCAGGGACGTTTCAGTTTTTTTTGTAA
- a CDS encoding C40 family peptidase, which produces MQLPRTSGEQAHTGTPIKFNDMKKGDLMFFANNGTTISHVCIYMGNGKWISNLNTAKSIQIFSVWGPWAQQKFMWAQRVI; this is translated from the coding sequence ATTCAGTTACCAAGAACAAGCGGTGAGCAGGCGCACACAGGAACGCCTATAAAATTTAATGACATGAAAAAAGGAGATCTCATGTTTTTTGCTAACAACGGTACGACCATATCACATGTATGTATTTATATGGGAAATGGCAAGTGGATTAGCAATTTGAATACTGCAAAAAGTATACAAATCTTTTCTGTTTGGGGACCATGGGCGCAACAAAAATTCATGTGGGCACAAAGAGTAATTTAA
- a CDS encoding LLM class flavin-dependent oxidoreductase has translation MTIEIKPVPLSVLDLVAVLEGQTHKEAIGDMINLARHTEQLGYQRYWLTEHHNMPAVISSATSILIGHVLENTESIRVGSGGIMLPNHTPLVVAEQFGTLEAIYPNRVDLGLGRAPGTDMRTAHALRRTSQETAFAFPQDVVELQNYFKSIDQQGMVRAFPGADANVPIYILGSSTSSATLAARLGLPYVFAAHFAPTQLEQALHIYRNQFTPSEYLSEPYVMVCVNVVAADTNEEAKKLSTSTDRFYLNVVRRTEELLKPPVDSMDGVWNSVEESAVRSMSAYSFKGDKSAIEEQLKKFLGTFHVDELIAVTYIYDQQARKRSYELLKEVVDNL, from the coding sequence ATGACGATAGAAATTAAGCCAGTTCCACTTTCCGTATTGGATTTAGTTGCAGTACTTGAAGGGCAAACACATAAAGAAGCGATAGGCGATATGATCAACTTAGCACGACATACTGAACAACTTGGGTATCAGCGCTATTGGTTAACCGAACATCACAATATGCCAGCAGTTATTAGTTCAGCTACTTCGATTTTAATAGGTCATGTTTTAGAAAATACGGAGTCAATACGAGTAGGTTCAGGTGGTATTATGTTACCGAATCATACACCACTTGTTGTTGCCGAACAGTTTGGTACATTAGAAGCCATATATCCTAATAGGGTGGACTTAGGGTTAGGTCGCGCACCAGGAACGGATATGCGGACTGCTCATGCACTTCGTCGAACGTCGCAAGAAACTGCATTTGCGTTTCCGCAAGATGTTGTTGAATTGCAAAATTATTTTAAATCAATAGATCAACAAGGAATGGTTCGTGCTTTTCCAGGTGCAGATGCTAATGTGCCAATCTACATTCTAGGCTCGAGTACGTCAAGTGCAACTTTGGCTGCTCGATTAGGCTTGCCATATGTATTCGCAGCTCACTTTGCGCCGACACAACTAGAACAAGCATTGCATATTTACCGTAATCAATTTACACCATCTGAATATTTATCTGAACCGTATGTAATGGTTTGTGTGAATGTTGTTGCTGCTGATACAAATGAAGAAGCAAAAAAACTTTCCACTTCAACGGATCGTTTTTATTTAAATGTTGTTAGACGTACAGAAGAGTTATTAAAGCCTCCTGTTGATTCGATGGATGGCGTGTGGAATTCTGTTGAAGAAAGCGCTGTGCGCAGTATGTCAGCATATTCATTTAAAGGTGATAAGAGTGCCATTGAGGAGCAGTTGAAAAAATTCTTAGGGACATTCCATGTCGATGAATTAATAGCAGTAACATATATTTACGATCAGCAAGCTAGAAAACGCTCGTATGAACTATTAAAAGAAGTTGTAGACAACCTTTAA
- a CDS encoding YfhE family protein: protein MSERKPPHQQMSEENNGLTDAQEVLYNEEFNEADKALGLEGVKGIKKKDKKDHDKYQN from the coding sequence ATGAGTGAAAGAAAACCGCCACATCAACAAATGTCTGAAGAGAATAATGGGTTGACCGATGCACAAGAAGTATTATACAACGAAGAATTTAACGAAGCAGATAAAGCATTAGGACTCGAAGGAGTAAAAGGCATCAAAAAGAAAGACAAGAAAGACCATGATAAATATCAGAACTAA
- a CDS encoding aspartyl-phosphate phosphatase Spo0E family protein, whose protein sequence is MTRTRTVYKQYLLLKQINLKKKDMYNKAKELGYTHTLVVACSQELDKLLNKYQGIFSFKRAG, encoded by the coding sequence ATGACACGAACAAGAACGGTTTATAAACAATATTTACTACTCAAACAAATAAATCTAAAAAAGAAAGACATGTATAACAAAGCAAAAGAATTAGGTTATACACATACTCTTGTCGTAGCGTGTAGTCAAGAGCTGGATAAATTGTTAAATAAGTACCAAGGTATATTTTCGTTTAAACGGGCAGGATGA